A single region of the Chrysoperla carnea chromosome 5, inChrCarn1.1, whole genome shotgun sequence genome encodes:
- the LOC123301278 gene encoding uncharacterized protein LOC123301278 yields MSLQNHIDLFQNSEMIYPEYFNMEFYQLMEACRWSIPTKLIDTLRYSYLEVDDCFHIAAFIVRNCLDAILFVNYAKKFNYFKRDFNQFEILLNECCDDLTHGSNLRKNWGTYDIRRKQWIGDSARHDERMFLWYEQIDPKILCRMLYQQMDGGNIPKWFEPWICATNCNEIDRCDCGRNSDDHDCI; encoded by the exons ATGTCGctacaaaatcatattgatcTGTTTCAAAATTCGGAGATGATTTAcccagaatattttaat atggaaTTTTATCAACTTATGGAGGCATGTCGTTGGAGTATACCTACAAAGTTAATCGACACATTACGGTATTCTTATTTAGAAGTTGATGATTGCTTTCATATTGCTGCATTCATAGTAAGAAATTGTTTGGATGCaatcttatttgtaaattatgcgaaaaagttcaactactttaaaagagatttcaatcagtttgaaatattactaaatgaatGTTGTGATGATCTTACTCATGGAAGTAACTTGAGAAAAAATTGGGGTACATACGATATTCGCCGAAAACAATGGATTGGTGATAGTGCTAGACATGATGAGAGAATGTTTTTATGGTATGAACAAATAGATCCTAAAATTCTCTGTAGAATGCTATACCAACAAATGGATGGTGGAAATATACCGAAATGGTTCGAGCCATGGATATGTGCtacaaattgtaatgaaattgACAGATGTGATTGTGGAAGAAATAGTGATGATCATGattgtatatag
- the LOC123301276 gene encoding BTB/POZ domain-containing protein 2-like, translating to MNSNYNNSSTILTVKIPQQIIRKRFGNLCNSENLADIYFILKKDKEQRRIPAHKFVLSLGSEVFKKMFFGSLAIKSDTIGITDVEPAAFMVLLNFLYFNEVQINFKIVTHTLYVAKKYVVPALEKHCVDFLKKNLTTDNVFLLLKQALLYDKPDLKELCLTVIEKNTTEVLEANGSNDIDLKLLILILKQDKLQVFESKLFQYIVWWSEIECARKKLPVTPKNQRSVLGEALTLIRYSFMTIKEFIKGPIQSGLLTEMEIKQFLQDIALNANSMERPRCSNSHLESRLKFYTEMTPITMMQFFSETKPRPKELKSVNNYFNVKQNIFVVGFIVLNIFRHKSNVKLTLEKYEPLEQKFTVSQSNNLIPAPDVLTFMFDKPIMLPTAGSVDRSYAYGLETSFDELAEDDVNPIWKPLKTGEIEQCGQRKKKMNEYFDWGIGYDPNIIYARGSARDLAHVTRNSDDVQDLI from the exons atgAATTCAAATTACAATAATTCATCTACAATATTGACAGTCAAAATACCACAACAAATCATCAGAAAACGTTTTGGAAACCTGTGTAACAGTGAAAATCTAGCcgacatttattttattcttaaaaaggaTAAAGAACAACGGCGAATTCCGGCtcataaatttgttttgtcTCTTGGAAgtgaagtatttaaaaaaatgttttttggaagTTTAGCAATCAAAAGTGATACAATTGGGATAACCGACGTTGAACCGGCTGCATTTATggtattacttaattttttgtattttaatgaagtacaaattaattttaaaatagttacgCATACTTTATATGTAgctaaaaaatatgttgtacCTGCATTAGAAAAACATTGTGtcgactttttaaaaaaaaatttaactaccgataatgtttttttattgttaaaacaaGCTCTTTTATATGATAAACCAGATTTAAAGGAATTATGTTTAACTGTGATTGAGAAAAATACAACGGAAGTATTGGAAGCTAATGGTTCTAATGATAttgatttgaaacttttaatattgattttaaaacaagataAATTACAAGtctttgaatcaaaattatttcaatacatTGTGTGGTGGTCAGAAATCGAATGTGCGAGAAAAAAATTACCTGTAACACCCAAAAATCAACGTTCAGTTTTGGGTGAAGCACTTACTTTAATACGTTATTCATTTATGACAatcaaagaatttataaaaggGCCAATTCAAAGTGGATTATTAACTGAGAtggaaattaaacaatttttgcaagATATAGCATTAAACGCAAATTCTATGGAAAGGCCAAGATGTAGTAACAGCCATCTTGAGAGCCGTTTAAAATTCTATACTGAAATGACACCGATAACAATGATGCAATTTTTTAGTGAAACAAAACCAAGGCCGAAAGAATTAAAATctgtaaacaattattttaacgttaaacAGAATATATTTGTTGTTGGTTTTATTGTACTCAACATTTTCAGACATAaatcaaatgtaaaattaacATTGGAGAAATATGAACCACTTGAACAGAAGTTCACTGTGAGTCAAAGCAACAATTTAATTCCTGCACCAGACGTATTAACTTTTATGTTTGACAAGCCAATTATGTTACCTACTGCTGGATCTGTTGATCGTTCGTACGCTTACGGTCTTGAAACTAGCTTTGACGAGTTAGCTGAGGATgat GTAAATCCGATTTGGAAGCCATTGAAAACTGGTGAAATTGAACAATGTGGGCAaagaaagaagaaaatgaaTGAGTATTTTGATTGGGGCATCGGATACGATCctaatattattt ATGCCAGAGGTTCTGCCCGAGATCTAGCGCACGTTACCAGAAATTCTGATGATGTACAggatctaatttaa
- the LOC123301275 gene encoding uncharacterized protein LOC123301275 — translation MEFFKKRVLLYGKKSSVHGLRYLVDENNSYLIKIFWLIPIILSSIGSTYIFIRSYEAYVYNSISFVTETTYLNWNTSFPAVSICEVWYKNKYWERLDKYNLTSKSTLQEYLSETVFFTGQCYTCDKLRDCPDCDRYINLTKNLKEFRYKCEEIFVKCLWNDEPFNCCDQFLPLETEYGICYTINSLHTR, via the exons atggaattttttaaaaaacgtgtCTTGCTCTATGGAAAAAAGAGTTCAGTACATGGCTTACGATATTTAGTCGATGAAAATAATTCGTATTTAATCAA gATATTTTGGTTAATTCCTATAATACTTTCAAGTATTGGATCCACGTACATATTTATTCGATCGTATGAAGCGTACGTATATAATAGTATTAGTTTTGTAACCGAAACAACATATTTAAATTGGAATACAAGTTTTCCAGCTGTGTCAATTTGTGAAGTGtggtacaaaaataaatattgggaACGATTAGATaa GTACAATCTCACATCAAAATCCACTTTACAAGAATACTTATCTGAAACAGTATTTTTTACTGGTCAATGTTATACTTGTGACAAATTACGAGATTGTCCCGATTGCGatcgttatataaatttaacaaaaaatttaaaagag TTTCGTTACAAATGTgaagaaatatttgtaaaatgtttatgGAATGATGAGCCCTTTAATTGTTGTGATCAGTTTTTGCCGTTGGAAACTGAATATGGAATTTGTTACACCATTAACTCTTTACatacaaggtaa